A window of the Linepithema humile isolate Giens D197 chromosome 4, Lhum_UNIL_v1.0, whole genome shotgun sequence genome harbors these coding sequences:
- the LOC105672636 gene encoding DNA-directed primase/polymerase protein-like yields MDPISPKKFYGSKVKKQKPESNINWVKTYQVMPSHILGPTQFWQEFYKQADALAAAAKHSTKTDTLCTFVYQQPKDGSRKFVVAHPEVYWWYYKIKPPKERCSYEIIPKDSPCWLYLDLEYPIEQNPLCNGSRMTETLIDILRAYLLNHYYLSCSRSNFLILDSTSSKKFSRHVIFTIKDMAFKDNLHVGKFIKTIYNDIMLHLKSNQIHGILSHFNKVDLEEMLVETNREKKLFIDTGVYTKNRHFRIYLSTKWGKQSFLTVSADNVHIPVNKCKDKELGIFLDSLISYFPNKQNLILLEFSNRSDVKVQLYTKIPQSIRQNDEQASPYPEIDNYIRSLVDPGKIRVTKYSEKTKTLRYEIFGNRYCENIGRCHKSNNVYWIVDLNKKEIYQKCHDEDCSGFLSTPKSLPEEIIFKLDTEGDTLISCAVIDENFV; encoded by the exons ATGGATCCGATCagtccaaaaaaattttacggcAGTAAGGTGAAGAAGCAAAAACCGGAATCTAACATTAATTGGGTGAAAACATATCAGGTCATGCCGTCACATATATTGGGCCCGACGCAATTTTGGCAGGAATTTTACAAGCAGGCGGATGCATTGGCTGCAGCTGCCAAACATAGCACTAAAACGGACACACTTTGTACTTTTGTGTATCAACAGCCCAAGGACGGTAGTCGCAAATTCGTCGTCGCACACCCAGAGGTGTATTGGTggtattataaaatcaaaccACCAAAAGAGAGATGTTCATACGAG ATAATACCAAAGGATTCGCCATGCTGGTTGTACCTGGACTTAGAATATCCAATCGAACAAAATCCACTTTGCAATGGATCACGCATGACTGAGACACTGATAGATATCTTACGTGCATATTTACTTAATCATTATTACTTGTCATGTAGTAGaagtaactttttaatattggaTTCCACGTCCAGTAAAAAATTCAGCAgacatgtaatttttactataaaggATATGGCTTTTAAGGATAACTTGCACGttggaaaatttatcaaaactaTATACAATGACATCATGCTGCATTTAAAGTCAAATCAAATACATGGAATTTTAAGTCATTTTAACAAAGTAGATTTGGAAGAAATGCTGGTGGAGACAAATcgtgaaaaaaagttatttattgaCACTGGTGTCTATACAAAGAATAGACATTTTAGGATATATCTGTCCACTAAATGGGGAAAACAATCATTTTTAACAGTTTCTGCAGATAACGTACATATTCCAGTGAATAAATGCAAAGATAAGGAATTaggaatttttttagattccTTAATATCATACTTCccaaacaaacaaaatttaattctactCGAGTTTTCTAATCGGAGCGACGTAAAAGTTCAACTATACACAAAAATACCACAATCCATTCGTCAGAATGATGAGCAAGCATCACCATATCCTGAAATAGACAACTATATTCGTAGTCTTGTTGATCCTGGCAAGATACGCGTCACtaaatattcagaaaaaaCTAAAACGCTAAGATATGAAATTTTTGGTAACAG ATACTGTGAAAACATTGGTAGATGCCATAAAAGCAATAACGTATATTGGATTGTGGATTTGaacaagaaagaaatatacCAGAAATGTCACGATGAAGATTGCTCGGGTTTTTTATCTACACCAAAGAGTTTAccagaagaaattatttttaagttggACACAGAAGGCGATACTCTTATATCTTGCGCAGTAATAGATGAAAACTTTGtatag
- the Nemp gene encoding nuclear envelope integral membrane protein: protein MHKATEPIKWIFIYFSLSQCVATRRILEDSRPHFFLHAGDIVENNGPGLKTYCYNANTKYLTQIWRTMTMHLNINTNSYVLYDGKTPQEIHQKHDENKRSWNFNWFDTGKHKQLRINPFENTCIGIYIDTPIESEYIITLEETRIDVWSLTMMIIGIIIFWFARRLSRNSLFYYTCGITCGVTLSLVILIYMAGKLIPRGKVMYIMISVSMSVYLAQMLWDNAQLILVQYKEWLIWYILFTSTISFIICYRFGPVTNPRTKQIIQWFLQLVGLILIYKSSHFYEASFSSCFVFILLYNYSKAIFERGKKYWRNIFPEKRKLLNDDQYREEGIRQTRKALKELQNYCSSPECKPWKTMLKLKDPIRFAKFMEGESHLSENEIDEHEEEVSKILDKDEYTDDEDDSY from the exons atgcataaaGCAACCGAACCGATAAAATggatattcatatatttctctctatctCAATGCGTGGCCACAAGGCGTATTCTCGAAGACTCAA GAccacacttttttttacatgcaGGTGATATTGTGGAGAATAATGGCCCTggattaaaaacatattgctATAATGCTAATACAAAGTACTTAACACAAATATGGAGAACTATGACT atGCATTTGAACATCAATACGAACTCCTATGTTTTATACGACGGCAAAACACCTCAGGAAATTCATCAAAAGCATGATGAAAATAAGAGATCATGGAACTTTAACTGGTTTGATACTGGAAAACATAAgcaattaagaattaatcCCTTTGAAAATACATGTATAGGAATTTACATAGATACTCCCATTGAGTCTGAATACATAATAACTCTTGAAGAAACAC GTATCGATGTTTGGAGTTTGACAATGATGATAATAGGTATCATAATTTTCTGGTTTGCGCGGAGATTAAGTCggaattctttattttactataCTTGTGGCATAACTTGTGGAGTGACTCTATCTCttgtaattttgatatatatggCAGGAAAATTAATACCACGG GGAAAAGTTATGTACATAATGATTTCTGTATCAATGAGTGTTTATCTTGCTCAAATGCTGTGGGACAATGCACAATTAATTCTAGTTCAATATAAAGAATGGCTGATATGGTATATTCTGTTTACATCTACGATTAGTTTCATAATATGCTATCGTTTTGGTCCAGTTACCAATCCAAgaacaaaacaaataatacaGTGGTTTTTACAG cTTGTGggattgatattaatatataaaagcagTCACTTTTACGAAGCATCTTTTTCATCTTGCTTTGTATTCAtacttctttataattattctaaagcaatatttgaaagaggaaaaaaatattg gagaaacatttttcctgaaaaacgaaaattgttaaatgatGATCAATATCGTGAAGAAGGAATACGGCAGACTAGGAAAGCTTTAAAAGAATTGCAGAACTATTGTTCTAGTCCCGAATGTAAACCTTGGAAAACGATGTTAAAACTGAAAGATCCTATAAG gtttGCGAAATTTATGGAAGGAGAATCTcatttatcagaaaatgaaATCGATGAACATGAAGAAGaggtttcaaaaattttggaCAAAGATGAATACACAGACGATGAAGACGACTCTTACTAA
- the put gene encoding activin receptor type-2A: MSAYATILPLIFLGLLGTVFGKDVKGSAFCEFYNETTCIESQQGCSGTEECVVHDPDKRNHCYVLWTIDSATKKTTIKLKGCFLDSNDCYDKPHCIEENPERKQELYFCCCDGNMCNQNFSLNPHPTSSSKPTQPSIIRDSEPVPNMEQQAITIALLISIPILLTVSSLFLWWFCRRRKLGYFNEVPTLEPLPLPQPSPNLGLRPIQLLEIKARGRFGAVWKAQLKNDIVAVKVFPVQDKQSWQTEQEIFKLAHMDHEDILRFIGVEKRGDNLQTEFWLITAYHEKGSLCDHLKANVVTWPEMCRIAESMARGLMHLHEEIPANKADGYKPAVAHRDFKSKNVLLKADMSACIADFGLALVFHPGKPCGDTHGQVGTRRYMAPEVLEGAINFTRDSFLRIDMYACGLVLWELASRCTVQDGPIGEYRLPFEDEVGLHPTLEDMQESVVHKKERPLILETWRKHPGLLSICDTMEECWDHDAEARLSASCVVERVATLSRTLVLNSSTLIRVDNTNEIITTKESSM; this comes from the exons ATGTCCGCATATGCGACGATACTGCCTCTTATCTTCTTGGGATTATtag gAACGGTATTTGGGAAAGATGTTAAAGGTTCAGCCTTTTgcgaattttataatgaaacaaCATGTATAGAATCCCAACAAGGATGTTCGGGAACAGAAGAATGTGTTGTACATGATCCTGATAAGCGTAATCATTGTTATGTGCTATGGACAATTGACAGTGCTACTAAAAAGACAACAATTAAATTGAAG gGTTGCTTTCTAGATAGCAATGATTGTTATGATAAACCGCATTGTATAGAGGAGAATCCGGAAAGAAAAcaggaattatatttttgttgctGCGATGGTAATATGTGTAACCAAAATTTTTCGTTGAATCCACATCCAACTTCATCCTCTAAGCCTACACAACCATCTATTATTCGTg attctGAACCTGTGCCCAATATGGAACAACAAGCAATAACaattgctttattaatatcaattccTATACTTCTCACTGTTAGTTCACTTTTTCTGTGGTGGTTCTGCCGTCGCCGGAAATTGGGTTATTTTAATGAG GTGCCAACACTGGAACCTCTCCCGTTGCCACAACCTTCTCCTAATCTAGGTTTACGCCCAATACAGCTTCTTGAGATTAAAGCTCGAGGTCGTTTTGGAGCAGTTTGGAAAGCCCAACTGAAAAATGATATCGTAGCAGTTAAAGTTTTTCCTGTTCAAGACAAGCAATCTTGGCAAACTGAACAAGAGATTTTCAAACTTGCACATATGGATCACGAAGACATATTACGTTTTATAGGTGTTGAAAAACGTGGAGATAATTTACAAACTGAGTTTTGGTTGATCACAGCGTATCATGAAAAAGGTTCGCTATGCGATCACTTGAAAGCAAACGTTGTAACATGGCCTGAGATGTGTAGAATTGCAGAGTCTATGGCAAG AGGTTTAATGCATCTACATGAGGAGATTCCAGCTAATAAAGCAGATGGTTATAAACCAGCTGTAGCTCACAGAGATTTCAagtcaaaaaatgttttgctgAAAGCTGACATGAGTGCCTGTATAGCAGATTTTGGCTTGGCACTTGTTTTTCATCCAGGAAAACCTTGCGGCGATACACATGGACaa GTTGGAACACGAAGATACATGGCACCAGAAGTTTTAGAAGGggcaataaattttactagAGATTCATTTTTACGGATTGATATGTATGCTTGTGGACTAGTGCTATGGGAATTAGCTTCAAGATGTACTGTACAAgac GGACCAATAGGAGAATATCGACTACCATTCGAAGACGAAGTCGGTCTACATCCTACTCTAGAAGACATGCAAGAAAGCGTTGTTCATAAGAAAGAGAGACCGCTCATCTTAGAAACTTGGCGCAAACATCCg GGACTTTTATCAATTTGTGATACTATGGAGGAATGTTGGGATCACGATGCCGAAGCACGCCTCTCCGCCTCGTGCGTTGTGGAACGAGTTGCTACCCTTAGTAGGACTCTTGTATTAAATTCATCTACTTTGATTCGAGTTGATAACACCAACGAGATTATTACTACCAAGGAGTCTAGTATGTAG
- the LOC105672550 gene encoding uncharacterized protein: MKISILVLTLVVIYGTCRIYAEESTDLKKEEPNVGNHLLNFPNTPLEKSFSRNKRTISLLPNGVKIMLKLVKLVNNSIIKGISDVAGFVFGALTGQSVCSKAEKLSLDLIDKIILQPIQTTKTIICYILHEIGSKSFALINKSLEVLINVSSKFLKTLLPIVHKVLNILLKTGMLPPSLAGLVVAFNVLYKFLQIIGYIS, encoded by the exons atgaagatatCAATTCTCGTTCTCACTCTAGTAGTGATTTACGGAACCTGCAGGATCTATGCTGAAGAAAGCACCGActtgaaaaaagaagaacCAA atgtCGGGAATCACTTATTGAACTTTCCAAATACTCCTTTGGAAAAATCTTTctcaagaaataaaagaaccATTTCATTATTACCGAATGgcgttaaaataatgttaaaattagtaaagcttgttaataattctataatcaAAGGTATATCAGATGTCGCCGGCTTTGTGTTTGGCGCACTAACTGGACAAAGTGTGTGTTCTAAGGcagaaaaattatctttggacttaatcgataaaataatattgcagcCAATCCAAACGACCAAAACTATAATATGCTACATCCTCCACGAAATTGGAAGTAAAAGCTTTGcattaataaacaaatcaCTTGAAGTTTTAATCAATGTTAGCTCGAAATTCTTAAAAACACTTTTACCAATAGTGCATAAAGTActcaatattttgttaaaaactgGCATGTTACCCCCAAGCCTCGCAGGACTTGTTGTTGCGTTTAATGTGCTTTACAAGTTTTTACAGATAATTGGATATATTTCCTGA
- the LOC105672637 gene encoding cuticle protein 21.3-like encodes MAFKFVILAAFVAMASAGGPAAYDIGTLSADLSSIGYSQESTQKGYAGQNVVSSYSRAEDSAHSSVRVSNSHVSNDALLEHAIGYAAPALAKPLIAAQPVIAKAAYAAPALTTYAAHPAPILAKTAYAAAPAYGYAAAPAYGYAAAPAYGYAAAPSYGYAAAAAAPVLAAKAAYTAAPAAYSYASPLIAKTYATPLITKTAAYTYSAPATPVIAKTAYAVAPAATYAAAAPFITKTAYAAPVAAAPVLAKTAIAAAPALAYTAHAAPALAYSAHSTPIVAKTYAAPYSYETAAPVVHAAFSGFGTSYAW; translated from the exons ATGGCATTCAAG ttcGTTATACTCGCAGCCTTCGTGGCAATGGCTAGCGCCGGCGGGCCGGCGGCCTACGACATTGGCACCCTGTCTGCCGACCTCAGCAGCATTGGCTACAGTCAGGAATCCACGCAGAAGGGCTACGCCGGCCAGAACGTGGTGTCCTCGTACAGCCGGGCCGAGGACTCCGCGCATTCGTCGGTACGCGTGAGCAACAGCCACGTGAGCAACGACGCCTTGCTGGAGCACGCCATCGGCTATGCCGCGCCAGCCTTGGCCAAGCCCCTGATCGCCGCACAGCCTGTCATCGCCAAAGCTGCTTACGCCGCACCGGCCTTGACGACATACGCCGCTCACCCTGCTCCGATACTCGCCAAAACCGCTTATGCCGCCGCGCCCGCTTACGGATACGCCGCCGCACCCGCTTACGGATACGCCGCCGCACCCGCTTACGGATACGCCGCCGCACCCTCGTACGGATACGCCGCTGCCGCGGCCGCCCCAGTTCTGGCCGCCAAGGCAGCTTACACCGCTGCACCCGCTGCCTACAGCTACGCCAGTCCGCTCATCGCCAAGACTTATGCCACCCCGCTCATCACTAAGACCGCCGCGTACACTTATTCCGCGCCGGCAACCCCCGTGATCGCCAAGACCGCTTACGCAGTTGCACCTGCAGCTACCTACGCCGCCGCTGCTCCGTTCATCACCAAGACCGCCTATGCCGCACCTGTTGCCGCTGCTCCAGTTTTGGCTAAAACCGCGATCGCCGCGGCGCCGGCTCTCGCATACACCGCTCATGCCGCACCGGCTCTCGCGTACTCCGCTCACAGCACACCGATAGTCGCCAAGACATATGCCGCCCCTTACTCTTATGAGACAGCCGCGCCCGTGGTACACGCCGCTTTCAGCGGTTTTGGCACCAGCTACGCCTGGTAA
- the LOC105672647 gene encoding stAR-related lipid transfer protein 7, mitochondrial-like, with product MYMWKITGHTLKRFNTSYSHGNGRLALVLEHWSSKSQSGKFNGYRKRISLWFREQSTQVAQACKRQFEFVAAQRIRRYIQIFHLYTRIWDEVALREFMRSWRLRVAKNAKNFLISAAGVSMYNWDRDRINDEEINRYNNEIEGIYRLRDSTVICAKCHLRIVIDVVQPDVKYCKCSCQSFASSNDDPDSWQPFIERQDMLIWRKQEPDSGGLFAYKVYGSFSDVTADDFLQVQIDVDYRKQWDPTAQELQIIETDPKSELSANNSTDIIHWEMIWPKLFSNRDYVYQRRWVVDREKRLVVIVSRVTEHPDVPERRGIYRVRTYWSYMVIKPYTEFHEPGIEFGLTYFDDPGVNVPSAVTTWVALRGLPDFLIRMRQASKDYQKYKLTQNAPASNSDHLPLSEEDVSKEQIKVDVEENDKKSMRDYEDEDEEDDSTNDTDNLDLITNVQQENDVAENKDTINSTPKEEQGLLHYFYITKLFASLDT from the exons ATGTACATGTGGAAAATAACCGGTCATACTCTCAAACGTTTTAACACCAGTTACAGTCACGGCAATGGTAGGTTAGCACTCGTTTTGGAGCATTGGAGTTCCAAATCGCAAAGTGGTAAATTCAATGGCTATCGCAAGAGAATAAGCTTGTGGTTTCGGGAACAAAGCACGCAGGTAGCTCAGGCCTGCAAACGACAATTTGAGTTCGTAGCTGCCCAGCGTATCAGGAGATATATACAGATATTTCACCTCTACACAAGAATATGGGATGAGGTGGCATTGAGGGAATTTATGAGGTCATGGAGACTAAGGGTCGCCAAGAATgccaagaattttttaattagtgcaGCCGGTGTGTCTATGTACAATTGGGATCGCGATAGAATAaatgacgaagaaattaaTAG ATACAACAACGAAATTGAAGGAATTTACCGATTGCGAGACTCTACAGTGATTTGTGCAAAATGCCATCTGCGAATTGTTATTGATGTTGTACAGcctgatgtaaaatattgtaaatgttCATGTCAGTCTTTTGCTTCTTCTAATGATGATC cAGATAGTTGGCAACCTTTCATCGAGCGTCAAGACATGTTGATATGGCGAAAACAAGAACCTGATTCCGGAGGATTATTTGCGTACAAAGTATACGGTTCGTTCTCCGATGTCACCGCCGACGATTTCCTACAAGTACAAATCGATGTAGATTATAGAAAACAATGGGATCCTACTGCTCAGGAGTTGCAGATTATTGAGACTGATCCCAAGTCAGAATTATCTGCCAATAACAGCACTGATATTATTCACTGGGAAATGATTTGGCCT aaattattttcaaatagagATTATGTGTATCAACGACGATGGGTCGTAGACAGAGAGAAGAGACTTGTAGTTATTGTCAGCCGAGTGACGGAACATCCTGATGTACCAGAAAGGCGGGGAATTTATAG AGTGAGAACATATTGGTCGTACATGGTGATAAAACCTTACACAGAATTCCACGAGCCAGGTATTGAATTTGGACTCACTTATTTCGACGATCCTGGTGTCAATGTGCCATCTGCTGTTACTACATGGGTAGCACTGAGAG GTTTACCAGATTTCTTAATTCGCATGAGGCAGGCCTCGAAGGattatcagaaatataaattgacaCAAAACGCACCTGCATCGAATAGTGATCATCTTCCGTTATCTGAAGAGGATGTTTCCAAAGAGCAAATCAAGGTCGATGTAGAAGAGAACGATAAAAAATCAATGAGGGATTATGAAGATGAAGATGAAGAAGACGATTCCACCAACGATACTGACAATTTAGATCTGATAACTAATGTGCAGCAAGAAAATGATGTAGCTGAAAACAAGGACACTATCAATTCTACGCCCAAAGAAGAGCAAGGTTTACTACATTATTTCTACATCACGAAATTATTTGCGTCTTTGGACACTTGA